The proteins below come from a single Remersonia thermophila strain ATCC 22073 chromosome 4, whole genome shotgun sequence genomic window:
- a CDS encoding mitochondrial 37S ribosomal protein uS4m — protein sequence MRQRRLLRFHGLKRPRIRQTWNKYNLYNLYRMKTPHIYSKTFFQQKWIAKGLARGYHGEHIKEYQWERMFSRRLLSAVNMDPAYMARYDGSEQAAGRGSGLQVAPGTKESDVPRNKGNLNARTPYMQMVFAPMERRLDVAIFRAMFASSARQARQFVLHGAVTVNGKRMRHPSYLLNPGDLFQVDVERVLTATGQPKRPNQGGNKSSSSTPLEDVAEEESEPSEDAAAAESTSESQPTDAAKEAHRKALLDLKERAKRFMWAKNDALRAKQKKAIRKILRDIKVALSRNTGKQEEYDAAEAELTSLVDNLTLSPAELRAKRDDEQRKKSELDEARLEKHKADPALLTPAQHKLLAHLAASEAENPYDPSKPYATPWRPRDWMAPFAFIPRYLEVNHRICAAVYLRHPVARPGLAEVPTPFSPILSQLAFNWYLKRR from the exons ATGAGGCAACGCAGGTTGTTGAGGTTTCACGGCCTCAAGCGGCCC CGCATCCGCCAAACATGGAACAAATATAACCTCTACAACCTCTACCGCATGAAAACCCCCCACATCTACTCCAAAACCTTCTTCCAGCAGAAATGGATCGCCAAGGGTCTCGCCCGCGGTTACCACGGCGAGCACATCAAGGAGTACCAGTGGGAGCGCATGttcagccgccgcctcctgtcCGCCGTCAACATGGACCCGGCCTACATGGCCCGCtacgacggcagcgagcaggccgccggccgtggttCCGGCCTGCAGGTGGCCCCGGGCACCAAGGAGTCCGACGTGCCCCGCAACAAGGGCAACCTCAACGCCCGGACGCCCTACATGCAGATGGTCTTCGCCCCGATGGAGCGTCGTCTGGACGTTGCCATCTTCCGCGCCATGTTtgccagcagcgcgaggcAGGCTCGCCAGTTTGTCCTCCACGGTGCCGTTACGGTCAACGGCAAGAGG ATGAGGCATCCCAGCTACCTCCTCAACCCCGGCGACCTCTTCCAGGTTGACGTCGAGCGCGTCCTGACGGCCACCGGCCAGCCCAAAAGGCCCAACCAAGGCGGCAATaagtcctcgtcgtccaccccGCTGGAAGACGTTGCCGAAGAGGAGTCGGAACCCTCCGaagacgcggcggccgccgagtccACCTCGGAGAGCCAAcccaccgacgccgccaaggaagCCCACCGCAAggccctgctcgacctcAAGGAGCGCGCCAAGCGCTTCATGTGGGCCAAGaacgacgccctgcgcgccaagcagaagaaggccatCCGCAAGATCCTGCGCGATATCAAGGTCGCCCTGAGCCGCAACACGGGCAAGCAGGAAGAatacgacgccgccgaggccgagctcacctccctcgtcgacaacctcaccctctcccccgccgagctgcgcgccaagcgcgacgacgagcagcgcAAAAAGtcggagctcgacgaggcccgcctcgagaaGCACAAGGCCGACCCCGCCCTGCTCACCCCCGCCCAGCACAAGCTGCTCGCCCACCTGGccgccagcgaggccgagaaccCCTACGACCCGTCCAAGCCCTACGCCACCCCCTGGAGGCCCCGCGACTGGATGGCCCCCTTCGCCTTCATCCCGCGCTACCTCGAGGTGAACCACCGCATCTGCGCCGCCGTGTACCTGCGCCACCCCGTGGCCCGGCCGGGTCTGGCCGAGGTGCCCACGCCGTTCTCCCCGATTCTGTCCCAGCTCGCGTTCAATTGGTACCTGAAGAGGCGTTAA
- a CDS encoding mitochondrial 54S ribosomal protein mL44, giving the protein MKRLRLDQWTGQLLLARPGAASVSASAPRAVLRSTTPLSRCAAVRCQSTAAAASPSIPAQGTPEDEYIDGTDHARFPPLENLPPRATSMPSPPPSRALESAKLAALHARLALPEKLPLQTLARALVDASADPSPDFNNSTLAFVGQSLIHYHVGEYLMCRYPRLPMDILYAAMKGYAGHTTLHHVARSWGVEHAAAPGGEVDPGLLQFSMHKPGDAITGFGYQRAELKYLRKYNWRHSISSRIVFDDDFGEIVDPEAQRETLGRRTDTQYGDAFTRSLAERAYANCTRAVVGALYTHAGREPAKAFVRAHILSRHLDLSQLFAFKKPAKELSLLCAREDFEPPVARLLSETGRLSRTPVFVVGIFSGKDKLGEAAGPSLEHARAKAAMNALKSWYLYSPGEHVRVPSDMLAEEAKPWEPVHIDVGEIIGR; this is encoded by the coding sequence ATGAAGAGGTTACGGCTTGACCAATGGACaggccagctcctcctggcccgGCCAGGAGCCGCTTCCGTGTCAGCCTCCGCTCCCAGGGCCGTCCTCCGGTCCACGACCCCTCTCTCTAGGTGCGCCGCCGTGAGATGCCAgtcaaccgccgccgccgcctcgccgtcaaTACCCGCCCAGGGCACCCCCGAGGACGAGTACATCGACGGCACAGACCACGCTCGCTTCCCGCCCCTCGAGAAcctcccgccgcgggccaCGAGCATGCCGTCccccccgccgtcccgcgccCTAGAGtccgccaagctggccgctttgcacgcccgcctggccctcCCGGAGAAGCTCCCCCTGCAgaccctcgcccgcgccctcgtcgacgcctccGCCGACCCGAGCCCGGACTTTAACAATTCCACCCTCGCCTTCGTCGGGCAGTCGCTCATCCACTACCACGTCGGCGAGTACCTCATGTGCCGCTACCCTCGCCTTCCCATGGACATCCTGTACGCCGCCATGAAGGGCTACGCCGGCCACACCACGCTCCACCACGTCGCCCGGTCCTGGGGCGTCGAGCATGCCgcggcccccggcggcgaggtcgatcCGGGCCTGCTCCAGTTCTCGATGCACAAGCCGGGCGACGCCATCACGGGCTTCGGCtaccagcgcgccgagctgaagTACCTGCGCAAGTACAACTGGCGGCACTCCATCAGCAGCCGCATCGTGTTCGACGACGACTTTGGCGAGATTGTCGACCCggaggcccagcgcgagaccctcggccgccgcaccgACACCCAGTACGGCGACGCCTTCACGCggtcgctggccgagcgggccTACGCCAACTGCACGCGCGCCGTGGTGGGCGCCCTGTACACCCACGCCGGGCGCGAGCCGGCGAAGGCCTTTGTGCGCGCCCACATCCTCTCCCGCCACCTGGACCTGTCGCAGCTCTTCGCCTTCAAGAAGCCCGCCAAGGAGCTGTCGCTGCTGTGCGCCAGGGAGGACTTCgagccgcccgtcgcgcgGCTGCTGTCCGAGACGGGTCGCCTGTCGCGCACGCCGGTGTTTGTGGTGGGCATCTTCTCGGGCAAGGAcaagctgggcgaggccgcgggtCCGAGCCTCGAGCATGcgcgcgccaaggccgccatgaACGCCCTCAAGAGCTGGTACCTCTATAGCCCCGGGGAGCACGTGCGCGTGCCGAGCGACAtgctcgcggaggaggccaagccTTGGGAGCCGGTGCACATTGACGTGGGTGAGATTATCGGGCGGTAA